The DNA window TCAGGGGTTATCTAATATTTACTTTATTCATTCAAACATCATAATTATTTGTATAATTGATAACAACTAAgtgttttacaaaatgtaataaatagtaGAACCAGACGAGTTGTATAACAGGATTGTGCAACTTTAAATAGCGTCTTCAGTACAGCTTTTATATGTTATTCTTGTGTCTCTCACAGATCACTCTCCTTACCTGTAATGAACACCACAAATAACTGGAGTCTCTACTATGATTTGATTTTATGTTGCATATTTTATGTtagtaaatatatttatttataacattaAATTCTAGAATtaataatgtttaaattaatctttaaatgcaaaaagtttcctttgatgCAGCTGATGGAActgatcacagacacacaacaggtaGCAAATGTAACCTTATGGTCTTGTACAAATCAACATATGCTTATGATTTTGTACAAGTTTGTGCGGCTGTTGCTTTTCTAGTTGTATTTCTCacatattaatttattaaaaagctcttctaaaaacaaaaacaagaaaatatgaTTCAACatgctccctctctgtcctgtaTTGCACAAGCCTCGGGCTCACAGTGCACAGTGGTAGCCAGATGCATGCACTCCATAAATATTGACAGGTTTGATGTACTCAGCGAGTGGAAAGTATGGGGAAATTGGAGTTTCAGATGTCTACCCCCAGGCCCATGACTGTAATGGAAAGATTAAAAGCTGTGGTCACATCAGCCACCCAGTGCCAGAATACCattcctccctgcctccctgtTTATTCCCATCACCCCCGTTTTTCACTTTCTACAACTAACATTCAATAGATTACTGGGGATTCACTTATTTAAAGACCTGAGCAAAAGCTCTGCCATGCATTTCTGGATCCTCCAagaataacacaacaacagcaactgcGCTTGAGGCACCAGAGGGATCTAATTGAAGTGAGTTACCTTTTTAGTAGTTGAGCGGCCAGTGAGTTAGAAGCTTAGTAGGTCAGCTCTGTGTTGTCTTTACCCTGTGTACCACTCAGCTGGgatcacacactctcctctGCTGAACAGGGACGTGCTGCACAGAGACTCTCTTGTCCACCATGGCACTCAGGCTCCTGCCTGCATTTAGTATGGACAATGACGAGGACGACGATGGTAACTTTACAAAATGGATGAGTAGTTACTGGGGTCACGGAGCTGAGGGTGCACActccagagaaagaaaacacagcttCAGAAGACCTGCAAGAACACAAGGTGATCGAAGAGCATCACTCCCGACTGTGGTAAGAACAGACAGCATTTCATGGATCCATGCATGTGACTTTGTTCAATGTATTCACACGGACAtaaacagcagacacacacttttcattGTATTCAATGTCTTTTACAATGTCTGACCACATCATATTTCGTTTTTAAACTTAAAGGTTAAGAGAAAATACTGtatcttcttttatttgttaaaataaaaaaacatggaaaaagTGGGTAAACGTTATGGACAGTGTAGTTAAAGACAAAGGTTGACCCATGAGAAGGCACAACTCctttattgtatatttatgaGACAATGACACCGCAGGTCTGTTAATGTGTTTAGTAATACGATGTCCTGACCTGTGATTTCACATCTATAATCACCTGATCCACAACTATATGACATTTCCCcagcacacaccaacacacacacacacacacacacacacacacacacacacacacacacacacacacacacacacacacacacacacacacacacacacacacatgcacgcattCACACTTGATGTGGAAACATACAGTACAGTTGAAGAGCAGTCTGCATATGTGCAGTTATTAGACCATGgatgtttacaaaataaatgtttactcTGTACGCTTAAGATGAGCTGGTTAAGGGacagtcaatgtgtgtgtgtctgccgctGAATTCATGTTTTTCCTGTCAGTTGATGTGTTCTGTAATAAATTTAAAGACTGCAAAGCTTAAAGTACCTGAGATAATGCTGATATACAAGTTTCTTGATGCATACATTTCCCTTGCATAGATTTAACCCATCTAACAGTTTGAGTTGACAAAAGTAGAATGTTAAATAGatttaactgctgctgctgacaaaaTATGTTCATATGATTAGAAATGTGCTTCTATTAGATTTTTGAGATTTTGAGATATGTCCTTTAGGGGCCAAAGATGTCGCTGCTCAATAGTTAAAAACATTGGGAAACCTGATTTTTCAGCAGAAGCACATCAATGTCAGCATAAAAATTCAGAAACATGCTTCTCTGTTCTACTTCCGACaagttttcacccctgtctttATGAttgttggtttggttggttcgcttctttgtttgtcagcaggataacgCAAAAATACAGAACAGATAACcgggaaacttggtggaaggatgtggtatggggcagggaagaacagtttggtgcagatctggatgaggggcagatccaggaattgtttccccttgttttttcatgttttttccaactTCCCttggaataattcatgaatcttaatGAAAAGAATCAGGGACATTTAGGGAAGTTTATGAGTGTGAGTATTCGTAGATTGAATTTAAGCTTGATTGAGTTTAACGGGACTATTGAGCCTTGCCAGAGGCATTTGTTAAGTTCTAGGTTGTCGTCAGGATTTTGCAATAACCGATGATTTTAGATTTCCCCGAAACTTGGTGGGggggatgggacatgggcatAGAAAGAACCCAATTAAAATTGTGGCATGGATCCAGGCAAAGGAacagatccaggaatgtttAATCACTTTCTCTAACATGGCGAGATAAGCCGAGTTAGGACGTTCTCACCTAATACctaggaaataattcatgggtcttgattGAAACAATCAGGCAATTTGGCAGTAAATCATCAATGAGGAGAACAGATCACAATATTCACTCGCTCCCTCAGCAACCCTGTTTTGCAACATATAAGAGAAACAATCCTATTATTACTGCTgtgtaaatatcaataaaactCAGTCGATACTATAATTAGGTGGGTGCTTTGCTAACATGTTACTTAAGGATATTAGCGAGTGATTAACCCCATTCACACAGAGAGGCTCAGCAGAGTCGTCTGTTCTCAGGAGCTCTCAATGCATTTACAGCCGTAATAGGAAATTTGACACTATTGTTTACTCCCAGCTATGTTTGCATCAATGTGGTGTTCAAAGTAAGATTGAGTTTTAATGTCACTTGTCCATCAACACTCTGTGTGATCCACAGTCACAGTTGGACGCCATGAAGTTGAGCAGGCTCCATGCAGCGACGATAGCGTCCTCTCCCAGCCACAGCAAGACGAGAGATGAGAAGACGGAGGTCAGACCCCACCAGAGGGCTCGCCGTTCCTCCTCAGACGACAACAGTCGCCAAAAGAACGCCATCCCAGAGAACCGTATCACCACCATCCCGGAGCTCACAGAGTCCTTCGAGAGGAGACTTTGTGTCCGTGATAAGAGGGCCGTGCCTCTggtgagctgcagtgtgtggtgCATGATCCATTTAACATCAGGTTAAATCTCGTTTGGTCTCTGTCTTCCACTAAGAGGGCATTACGAAGCTCTTCAAGATTGAAGAGCTCTTAGAGAGATTTAAAAGGTGTATTACTTAATGTGTTGACAGGATCACAGATCCTCAGATTTCTCCTGCGTGAAATGTACCAAAAGCTCATATTGATGGAATGTCTATCACCTGTTTTTGCATCATAAATGCATTCAACAtattgttttcatcagtttGGTTTGTATTCTTTTTAGCTTGTAATCATGGTTTAGCTTTAAATATCTCTATCATTATTAAAACTTAAGTTATGCATTTTCTCGTAACCATCAAACTCAAATGGTTGGAGTtaatacacacagtgatctgATGTTGTATGGACAACAATATATGACATAAATAGCATTAAAAACAATGTTACTATAGTATTACAATTCATTTTGAGTCAAAgttcttttcttttacagagCGGTGATGAGAGGTTGTGTCTGATCTGTCACGAGGACATGCGTACGAACAGAGGCGCACAAGAGCTGCACTGTACACATCGCTTCCACAAAGAGGTAAAACATCCTCTGAGATTGATTGACTGCATGTGTTTCCCTCACCCTGACCTTCATTGCAGAGGCCTCATCACTTATTCCCTCAGGTCCCAGCATGTCAGATATCAGATAACCCTGGTGCATGACACGCATGATGTGAAGTGGTATGAAGAGTGAACACTGGGCGTTCGCCTGCATGAGCATGGGGCACACTTGCAGCTTTCGAGTGGTCAAAGATTCAAAGCTTACTGATTGCCATGTTTCTGTTTGGTGGGTGCCGTAGGCGGCTCGCAGGCTAGAGCAGTGTCGGCCCCACAGCAGCGGCAAAGAGGCAGCAGCTTCTCAGGTGAGGAGACTGtcggacgagaggaggaagtcCGCAGACGGCCCAATCTACATGGAGAATGAGCAGCAGACACTCCGTCGTCAACTTTCCCTGCGGAGACATCGCTGATATTGGTCagtggaaggaggtggagaacaAGATGGAAGATGTGAACCCATGGCCTAATCTTCAGGCTTTTCTCCCTGTACCTTTACTACTGTATGGTGTGAGACTGGTGGTTCAGCTGATCAAGTCTCAGGGCCTTGACTTTGTCTGACCTGATCCTGTGAAGCTGCCCCATGGGACCAATTGCTGTGTCTGCTGTCTTTACGACTTTCTCCACTGTGTCAAAATCCAAAACGAGGCGGATTCAGAATATGTGAATGAAGCATAATGATTTGGTGGAATTTCgattgtttattaaaaaaacttaAGCAGTACTGAAATTATCATTACCTGAAGTTTCCTGCTTATACTCCATACACACTTATTCCATATAAAGTATTTGCTTCATTCACAATGGTCCTATATGTTCAGCCATGACACAGTTAGCTATTAGGTGACAATCGATCAGATATCTTTTTTGTTTAACTCATCTGATGGTTTGATTACTACACAATTCAATAGTGTAAGGGGTAAAAAAAATCCTATAATATTTAATTTGGCATATTCAGTAGATGTTCATGTACAATAGAGTCTGAAGACTTGTAGGAAGAAGTGCAATATTTTTTTGCCgtgtatttttgtgttcagTCCTAAttcaaatgtcaataaaaacCAAAGAAATTAAAAGTACTTTGGATTTCATCAGCTTTATAACCTTtttgaaaatagattaaaaaacatgtgacaTAGAGTCCTCACAGTTCAGGGTCAGGTCAGCGTCGAGCCTGCATGTAGTCAACAAGTTAACATGTTGGAAATGACCTCCTGGCTTCAGTGAGGGAAATCGATGCCTGTGAAAATCCTTAACATTCAGCTTGGGTGAAAATTAGTTTCAACAGATGCGACAataacatcatttaaaatgtgtttcagtGCATGTTGCAGTGGCTATGGAAGAGACAGACGTGTCCTACATTTCTTGTCCATGTGTCAATGCCACAGGTCCTCTACTGCTCATCGTCCCGATCCAATGTCCCATGACGGTCCCTGCCATGAACGCATGCCTGCATGAGACCCACTGACCCCATGACCTCCACCACACCCCAGTCCTTCTGCTTAAACCTCTGGGATGAATATCTGCATGAGGGTTTCATTACATTAGTACTCTAGAGGGAAACTTATTTCAGTTCTTCTGTTAGGTGAGGCACTGGGCACTCTTTCAAAGTtaataaaatagtaaaatattgTAATTTAAGCTCAGactttatatgatataaatgtgaGAGGTTTTGTCTGCTTCTCCTCAATGTCTGGCGACATTCTAcacaatgttttgtatttgttttaagctaaaataataatatatatttttttttttttattgtttttgcttttttctttattttaaataccTTTTGGGAAATATACTCACTATATTTAAGTTAAATGAGGACATAAATACTGCTGACATACAGTACTTGTCTGTTAAATATAAACCAGACTTGAGCTCAGCTCTAAAACCGTAAACAGACGGAAGCATTCAGCCTGACTTTGTCCTGAGATAATACATTTGTCCAGTCCTCAAGTTTCTGCTTTGTTGCCCAACTAGTCAAAAGGAATATTCCACCACAGAAACCCTGTAAAAGAGATAATTCAGGtttttacacaaaaaacaaatgagaagtTGTTAATTAGTGACTTTTAGAGGTGCTTAGAGGCAAACTTTGTACAGAGCTAGGCCTTATGCTTAGCTAAGCAGCTGCTGGCTCCGTCTACATATTTACCGTACTAACACAAGAGCGATATATTCTTGTCTAATTCTTGGCAAGAGAGTAAATGAaagtatttcccaaaatgtccaaCAATTCTTGAGCAAATGACCCACATAAACTACACCACATTAAACTTACCGCTTCCAAGTTTTTcctcatttaatttaattaatagcAAATTTAACAACTTAAACCTTTTTATTCCTCTCCTTTTTCTGATACTCTGAAGTGTCAAACTCACTTCAGAGTATCAAGTGTATATtgaatatttacatattcaatgtgttttctctgtgctgTTGTTCCAAGTtgctgaaaaatatataatggcCCAATGTAATAACACTCACAGGCTTATGATGAACTGGCTTTGCTGATCTGAGAGTGAGTGAGCCTACGGGTTTTGTCTCTGCTGTTATAGGTGTAAACTCCTCCTTAAGCTTTGAGCTTATCTGACACACAACTTTCCATCTGTTCCATCTCTCCCTGCCTTATCTGTGCTATTGTTCTGCATGTGAGGTGTAATCAACTGTCGTCACCACTCGAGCTTTCAAGCACCTCTGTCATGTTGCATGTCTTACACGGCCAAATGAGAGTTTACAGTGTGTGCTACATGTCTAACAGCATCGGACTGCATGTACATAACTTTATatcaaaaaaaaatttaattagcTGGCTTACAAATCTTTAGCATGTTGAATACTACattgttttaattgtatttgaCCCACAGTATGTATTTATCTGTATAATTCAGTCGATAATCAGTGAATATATTGTATTAATATCCAAAATGTTGGTAATTTTTCTGGATGTGTTTGTATCAAACCAAGATCAATCTGTTCACACAATGCAGATAACATCTATTAGGGTTGGTAAACATGTAGCTGAGGAAGGTTCAAGTTATCTTTCCATTTCATTTGGTCTTTTACTTACCATCTTGTCTGTGAGTAACACATTTGGTTCCTGGACTGTCTATCACATGTGACCTATTTAATGTTATACTGTCCTACATTTGAAAAGATTTTTGCTAAAAACGACAACCCTTGTGTCAAGAAGTTACACACTGGCAAAAGCTGAAATGCTGCTATGTTCACTGTCACTCACAGAACTGTTCTTCTGTGAATGCGCCGACCTGTCTTCTTCAATAAAGACACACTTATGTGACACACCCTCGCTGTGGTTTACTTTGTCAACCCAAACTTAGTTTTCTGTGTCTCAATATGTGCTTTACAGTAGTTAATTATACTTTTATTGTTCAAATGATATCACTGCAGAAAGACAAAAGGAATGTTATAACAATACTCAAGGTTTCCAAAcctcataataacaataaaaaaactttcTCAAGACAGATTTTTAGTCGTACTGATGGATccgttctgtttgtttgtgcgtcAGCATGTGCAATTTCAAATTTATGTGACCCATATAACCTAACTGCCAAGCAGCCATATTCAATGTTATCAGTTACACCTCTGTGATGTTCAAGTAAACACATAAATACTTCCTCTTGTGTGAGTGTATCTGTATTTACATGTATCtcaaacatgtaaatatatgttttacatgttatttatatatatatatacatacattacatatatacattatttatatatatatatatatatatatatatatatatatatatatatatatatatatatatatatatatatatatatatatatatatacatatcatGCAGATACTATGAAACTATATATTTTGGGAGCATTTGGTGGCTTTTAGCTTTTTCTAAATATGGAGCTGGAGGAAAGGCATGGCCAATTGTTTATTGTTATGCTACAGTCTGAATACAGCGTGTGCATCACATAAGCTTTTTTTAACCAGAGCCaggttgtttcctctgtttccagACTTTGTGTTAAACCAGCTAGTGGCTGTACTTTCCTACTTATCAAACTTATCAAACAACTTATTCAGGCTCCAACATTTGTCAGCCTGCAGTATGCAGAAACATACTTTAACCACAATAACATTAAATGCATACATGCATTAAtacataaaatgtgaaaaatctaaACTACGTAAGGTTTCTGTTATGACCACTCTCGAATAAAAACTAGGCCTATCTGGTCATCTAAACCAGGTGCTTTTTCTTTGAAAGAGGTACAGGAAATGTTGAGAATATTTATTGTGACACAATTGAATGACATTGAAACTGTGGTTAGTGATAATTTGCACTCTCTATTTGGCTGTGAACCGCATGTGGGATGTGGAGAAGAAAGGTGAGGCCGGACTTTCCAGAAGAGCAGCACAGCTCATCAGTGGTgcagtaacaaagtagaaatactttgttactggcggaacgtgcacctttacgcacggcgcacctctcttgccttctcgctcctgcaggagctcggttcagtctttattattagggcccgagcactgacaggcactgacaggcactgacagacgtgaggccctattgaaattgtaaggattaatattcaggcaaatgaattggctttttgagggcttttatttggtgactttacataattttttgaaggtattcctttttcgattcacatttgttttccctttcctgcttcgtgtcaacatctgcacataaattcatagctcgaagcagcaagtggttaacttttcttaaagcaaatattggaagtagttagtttaaacaaaaactgttggcaaatagactatcattggttggccgtgtctacttagtcttacacgtccacgtaaacaaaaccaaacagatttaaaacaagtcgagatggaaaaacaaacaacacaaccaattatataagcaaacgcaaaaacaactttcagccaacacaaccaaaaacaaacactgtgtcgtgaaTTACTGCATaatcacgcacacaattcaggttttttaatggacctcgccaaatggaaccctgggtaatcaggcccagttttccactcactataatgctaatataatttttgcaaagatattatatatctatatattgccaattccaatccttaatcgtcctttgtgctgactcaacacaacttagaagctgttgagtcttatatatgtattgtacaaactggctaatgtgtacaacttcaagcagggttgtgtcttcactttgtcgtccctacaggcaagagacCCTACAGGTgcattgtcaccctgctggaaacaaatgcaaacacaaccgcaggcccattcagtgaagatagtctaatgataaataaacaggcttacatgtagattcttggacaagctggcgggcaggtatacaggcaggtaaacatccaggcagttacaaaatacagctaatagacacaaaaggttcatttggtctatttgTGTTCTTaagtagaatcaagaggcacaggtttattctgttgtgttgattctttgttgtcgctagaagttcagatgcacttgtccaatactagtcagttgaaataaatcctgaactgaacaattttgggttgttttgtgtctgtataggcctactataaaaagcacttcattttggtacttgtacttttacttttgatacttaagtacatttcaacaccagatacttttgatacttaagtacatttaatatgagcaactcgaagacttttacttaagtcattttctgaggggtgacttttacttttaccggagtcactttcaagtaagatatctctacttttactcaagtatggctttcaagtactttatacaccactgcagcTCATACACAGGAGACGTGCCAAATTGGCAGCTCCAGCGTGATAGCATGGGTGcctgaataaaaagaaagagattCCTCCATGAACACGCACTACTCAAGCATCCAgtccacttgtataacccgtcttTGACGGAATACAAGGACGCGCAGATggcctgcaattcctggaaggagatctcagTTAATGTCGGTTTGCAGgccgacgagtgtacgaagctgtggaggaagatcagggacaaatttgcctgccagaaaaaggctatgaggagcagtggcaatgtaaataaacagtcgacaacgactgccacacacaacgactctaaggtcgtcttcgacaaaaaacgttactccacctagtgttcTGACTTACTTTATCCTGCTGCTATAAAAATCTATACATAAATATGTAAGCTCTGACCAGACAGAAATGTGCACTTTAAATAAGATGTCTGTTTTATTACAgtgattttataataaaaatagcaATAGAACAGATATTACATTGTTTTCTGTTGACTTTGCTGGTTGTTTACTTCATCCAGCCTGAATCTGAAATGTTATTGTCCAGTTTATTCGCACATGACTGTGACTGACTCATCAGACCCTGGAGCCTGAGGAATGAGAAGAGGGTCTACGTGCCGGGGCTCTTGTCCCGGGCCAGGCCCACTCTGGCCGGACACATGGACTCACTTCCTCCGCGGAGGGAGGGagcacagactgtttataaagaggAGGGACCAGGCGGAGTGAAAGTGCACTCGTGGACACCTGAGACTGACGTGAACTTAAGCCAATCACAGCACGGATTGGTGACGCCAGCTCCCACCAGTTACCCAATGGGAGAGTTTACTGGTGGAGTAAAAATAACAGTCGGAAAAATGAGAAAAACGGATGTAGCGGAGTGTTGGgccaggaggagacacacaactgaTGCTTATTCCACATTTTACTGAGGAACACAACACATCTGACTGTGTTACTCCCGGAACAGGATTTTCAatgaagacaggaagaggatgCTTTGATTTTCCTGGTTGAATTTCCTCACTGCAACTTTTTGTTCCATTAACAAACATACTGGGTAAGAACCCCCCGTTTTCTTGCTGCTATCGACGAATTCAAGGATGCTGTGTGTTCAACTGGGGCTTTATGTGCCTTTCTTTCTTACACAAGTAAAGTGTAAACGTGTTGCCTCAAGAGCCCTTGAAGCGTTTGTACAGTAGTCTTTTATAGTATATAGTAGTCACCTCATGTTAAGGCATTTAATTCGTCTTAGTTTATAAGTATGCATTACTTTCACAGCTTCCGTTTGTTCTGCCTGGGCAAAATTTATTATACTCTTTGTAATATAATTTCTTTATTATCTTGCTCTAGTTTTAAAGGTGCCGTTCCTTTTAAAACAGCTGAGGTCAGTAATTTAAACTGTTACTCCTAAATAAAAACTAGATCTACACCGAAGACCGAAATGTATAATGATTATTCACAATCTAAAGAGGATCTCGTTTAAAGTAGTGTACGTAGGTGTGTGAGAATATGATACACATGATTATAGGTTTCAATCTTCTCACTTACTGCTTAGATGCTTCTATAAATGGCCAAACTTAAATCACTGTTCACATAATTTACTTAAAGTTGCTATGCCAGTTAGAAATACTCAATAACAGGCAGGTAACAGCCCGTCATCGGCACTGCTACTTGATTAAACAGGTATTACTTGACTAGTTAAAGTATCTTACGTTTGGTCTTACTTTATGATtcgattattattttttaatcttcaTGACTGATGCATCAACTTGAAAGTTTAGTTTGTCAAGCTGCTTTCATCTGTTAACTCTTGGGTAGTTTAATCTATTGCAGTGCATCATCCTTGTAAAATCTTTATATGAAAGTAACCTGCAGAAGCCTAATATAAATTGATTGGAGGAAAAGTATAAAACGTTACTCTGAGTTGATGCATAAAGTACTTCAAATTTGTGCTTGTTTAAATATAGTTACTTGCCAACATTATGTTTGATAAAAGTGCATTAACTCACTTAGATCCCTCACACGAGGAACTGTGTGAACTAATGAATCTGGAGACAAGACCACACAGATGTTGTCATGGATTAAATCAGTCACACACTTGAAGGTCTGGATGGCTTCCAGTGACATGATTGAGCGATCGCCATGGCGACTAAAGTGTTTTCCCCAATCTGGAGAGGCTGCACGACGAGTTCATTTCAACGTCTGAAAAAATCTGCCTGCATCATGTGTTGTCCTTCAAAAGGTTCCCTTTGTTGCTGAGCAGAATGCTGTCCGTCATCTACATCACAAAGCAAAGTGCATCCAGGCACCTTAATGAAATTCTCTGCTTATTGATGTCACCCCCACTTTGCTCTCTCAGAGTTTACCAAGCGTTATTCACTGCAAAGTGGACTAAAGTTAAGCAGGTTTATGATGCCCCTGAGTATTCATCTCATATTTACACTGAAACCATGAGGCAGAAACACAATGGATAATGGAGGGCCCAACACATCCTTGAGTAGTTGATCATTATCTTTACTTTAATTGGACAAACATCTGTTTCCTGGAGAGAATGGAGGAGTAAACAGATGAAAGGCTGGTCTGCAGCCGCAGATCATAGTTCACATCAATCATGTGAAGTTCTCACTGTTGAGGAAATGATGGCTAATCATTACAAAGGAGATCATGTGAGCGGTGGTGTAACTGAGAAGAGAACAGCTCTGTTGTACAGTGCAGTGAGGTAGATGTTTAAAGGTAAAGGTGAAAGCCTCTTGACACTCTAAAGCTTTCTCTCTACGTCTAGACGCACTCCTACCAAGGTCAGCTGAAGGCCTGTcgccagcacacacacagtaattatGTCTAATTATGCTCTTCAACTAAATTGCAGGCACTCCTTCAAATCCCCCCTCTATTTTCTAATTTCTTCCACTCGTGTCAGGCACACTAAAATACTGTGAACACCCATGCTACTTTAAGAACACACAATCAAATATACGTCGAACTGTACAGTGTATGGGGTGGAATgatcttgtttgttttaaatatagaCTATAATTAAAGATGGGTGATGCAGGCAAAGGAAAAAGAGACTTTGATGGGCTTTTCTGACGACACCGATGGAGTTGTCATCCCACTTCAGAGAAAAGGAGACTGTTGTTCCGAGACACAACTTAATTTCTGTAGGCTGGTTCATCGTCGCATGAGATCAGCCCTACCACTGTTGTGTTGTCAGCAAATTTGAACTTTTTAACACAGTCACAATGTGAAATGCAATTGTTTGTGTACAGTGAATACAGGAGAGGCGATAGAATGCAACCCTGGGGGGCACCAGCAACTTATCAAAAAGTTTTGTTGGTAAAATGGTATTGAAAGTGGAGCTGTAATATCCACAAAGAGAAGCCGTGTGTAGGTGGCAATGGCTGCTGAGTGCTGCAGGATGGAATTGACACAGAGTGACACAGCATCCTCTCCAGACCTATTTGCCCTGTATGCAAACTGGTGTCTGTCTGAGCTGACCGCGTTGGACAGGTGTTTACATATTAGGCGCTCAAAGATTTTCATTTGTACAGAAGTTAATGCGACAGGTTTGTAATCATCCAGGCAACTGATGTTGGATTTCTTAGGTGCAGGTATTATGAGATCGGACTTAAAACAAGCAGGAGCTTTGAATTCCTTAAGAGACCTGTTAAAGATATCAGTGAAGACTGTGGTAAGTTCATCTGCACAACATTTAAGCGAGGTAGAGAATACCATGTCTGGGCCTGTTGCTTTCCTCTATGTTAATCTCT is part of the Limanda limanda chromosome 9, fLimLim1.1, whole genome shotgun sequence genome and encodes:
- the lnp1 gene encoding leukemia NUP98 fusion partner 1 yields the protein MDNDEDDDGNFTKWMSSYWGHGAEGAHSRERKHSFRRPARTQGDRRASLPTVSQLDAMKLSRLHAATIASSPSHSKTRDEKTEVRPHQRARRSSSDDNSRQKNAIPENRITTIPELTESFERRLCVRDKRASGDERLCLICHEDMRTNRGAQELHCTHRFHKEAARRLEQCRPHSSGKEAAASQVRRLSDERRKSADGPIYMENEQQTLRRQLSLRRHR